AAAGATAGCGCAATTTAACAAGGAAGGGATTACATATGTACAAAATTGTATTTTTTGATGTTGATGGCACCCTATTAAGCGAAGTGGATAGAAGTATACCGTTAAGCACAAAAGAAGCACTTGAGAAATTAATCGAGAGAGGATTAAAAGTTGTAGTTACAACAGGAAGACCGTACAATTTGTGCGAAGAGTTTAAGACTATGGGCATTGATACGTTTATTTCTGCTAATGGTGCGCTTATAACATGTAACGAGAAGGTTATACATAAATCAGTACTATCAACAGAAACAGTTCAAGATGTTTCTGCTTTTGCTGAGTTGAACGGACACGGTGTTTCTTATTTTACCAAGCTATTTACGATGAACGGCATGGTTTCCGATGATGAGCGGGTCATGGGGGCATTAAAAGAAACTTTGAACCTTACACAATATCCCGAAAAAATGAAATCTCTATCAGACGAAATTTACTGTATATGTTTGTATGCGGACGACAGTGAAGCGCAAAAATTTCTAGATAGATTTTCAAAACTTAGATTCGAGCGTTTTCATGGCTACGTAATGAATGTACTTGAAGAAACGGAAGTATCCAAATCAGCTGCGATTAAAAAAGTATTGGAGCATCTCAACTTTTGCAAATCCGAAGCCATTGCTTTCGGTGACGGCGGAAATGATATCGACATGTTGGAGTATGTGGGTTTGGGAATTGCCATGGGAAATGGAGAAGATACGTTAAAACAAAAAGCAGACTTCGTTACCAAAAGAGCAAGCGAAGGAGGAATATCTTACGCGTTAAAGAAATTTGGTGTCATTTAAACTAGAGTAACATTACAAATTTGTAATGTTTATGTCACCTTCTCCAATAGCACTTAAAAACATCCCACTCATATACTTAAGATAGATTTACAAAAAAGGAGTGTGGGAAAATGCACGAAGTAATTGGGGAAGTCGTAGTTGGTCTATGTGAATTCGTTTTTGAGATTTTCGCTTACGGGAAGACAGATGAAGAGAAAAAAGAATAATTCCATTTGATTTGTATGATACATAAGATTCTTAGACACCTATATAAGGTGTCTTTTCTTGTTCATTTTAAGCAGAATACATTTAAACTAATAATTTCATAAAATAAGTTTTAGATAAAATAAAAAGTGTATAATTTACATACTTGGCATAACATCCATCATATTTGGAAATGGAATTGGATAAGGATCTGCTTTTAACATTTTAGCGTTCTGTTTTCGTATATGATAATTATGTCCCCACACAATCATTTTTTTGTTTTTATACTGCAGTTCACTTAACCACGCTAAATTTTGTCCCATTTGTTTGTCATGTGAGTAATATGAAAAATCCGAAAAAACTGGCTGAGAGGGGATGCTTAATTCTTCTTTTACTTGATTTGGAATATACGTTTTAAGGGTATCAATTCGAACCTTGATTAACTTTTCTAGCAAATTCACATCATATGATGCTTTAGGCGCTACTTGTTTTAAATCATTCGAATGCTGTTGGATAAATTCTTTTACTTTTTCATATTTACGTAAAATAGAGGACTGCATTGTTTGAAATTCTTCATAAGTAGAAACGGAACTGTATTTCACAATTTCTTCTTATGCTTCTTCTACAAGTTGTTTTCCTATTTCCGGATTTAATTTTCCAATCCATTCATTTGTAGGAGTTGCAAATGTTGCAGTAGAAGCATTCCACGGTATTTGTATGTCAAACCCTGTTAAAATAAGGGGCGTTCCTTTTTCCTTTTGTTCTTTTATGTATTGAAATAATTCTTCTACATCTTTTGTGAACCAATTGCCAAAAATAGATTTTTTCATGGTTTGCTCAGCAGTTAAATCATCTAAGTTTTGATATACGGAATTCGCTGCCGCAAATCCTGATTCAAACGCAAGTACATCATAACCCATTTCTTCATATAAATACTTAATCATTTAAACCTTTGATTGATTCATTTCTGTTGAACCATGAGTAGACTCACCTAGTAAGACAATAACCCCTCCTAAATTTTTATAAACCTTATCACATAAATCTAATCAGCTATGATTCATTTAAACAAAATAGGAACAATTAGATTTATATATTTATACTAAAGGATGGAATTTATACAAATCAAGAAGAAAAGGAGGATATTTCTGTTTAATTTAAAAATTCTATAAATTAAACAGTGTTAAAATAATCCTCAGAAGAGAACTCGAGGAAATATGCTACATAATTGCCACAAAAATAGAGCAGATAGCAGCAGAAAAAATGGAGGATACGAAGATCTACAATGAATAAAAATGTTACTCCGATTTTAATAGATAAAACAGACGGAACATCAGTTCTTTTATATAATGATATGGAAGATGCACACTTCATTTATATCTATTGAAAGGAGAGAATCGAAATGACTGACAGGAGCAAAAAGAAATCTAAATGCGCACTGGAAAAGGACGAAATGATTAAACTGTATTTAAAAGGGGAGAGCACGTCAAATATTGCAAAACTAGCTAATGTTTCACCTAGATATGTTCGGATAGTCCTAACGGATAACAACGTTGAAAAAAGAGCAAGAGGCAGCTGGAAACGAAAATATAACTTAAATGAAGATTACTTTAAGCGTTGGTCTAATACTATGGCATATATTTTAGGGTTTTTCATTGCAGATGGTGTCATTACAAAAGATAACCAAACTGTAAGTATTTCTCAAAAAGAATCAGCGATTTTAGAAGATATAAAAATAAAACTCAATTCAAACCAACCATTATATAAAAACAAGAACACTGGTGTTTATATGTTAAATTTAAATAGCAAAATCATGAAAAATGATCTAATAAACTTACATGGAATCATGCCTTGTAAATCATACGACGTACAATTTCCATTTGTTCCAAAAGAGTATCTGCATCATTTTATTAGGGGATATTTTGATGGAGATGGCTATGTGAACTATCCAACTTATACTGTAAGTTTCGTAGGTGGATCACATAGTTTTATGAATTCTTTAAACGAAGTTTTACATGAGCAAAACTTTAAGCCGAACCTTGTGAATAAAAAATCGCATTACCGTGTGATACTTAGTGGTCGAAGAACTATTAAACTTTTTTCTAATTGGATCTATAAAGATAAAGAAATATTTTTACAAAGAAAATATGATGTGTTCCAAAAAGAACAATTGGACTTAGAACAACTACAAGATAGAAAGTTAAAAAGAACAAGAACGGCAGTAACTCAACGAAAAAAAGAATTTCTTATTCAATATCAACAACATCAATGCATTGATAAATCCTGCGAAAATATTAGCATTAAAAAATCAACATTCAAAAACTGGTTACAAAGTGATTCCAAATTTAAAAATAGCTTCGAACAAATTAATTAAAAATAAAATCCCTTGTACAGATTAGTGTGAATGCTATATTTCAACGCTAATCTTTTTTCTGTCAAGCAACAGAAGTAAAAGGGAGATTTAAACTAAAAACAAGTTACTTCTATTTTCACAGTTAACATAATATATATTATAGGTAGTTATACAAAAGAAGTGTTTCCCTGTCTCTAAACACAAGTATACTATACAAAGTGAGATGAAACGGATATTTTTTATGAAATCGGCTTTACATATTACTTATTTAAATTTTTATAAATTTTATAGTAAATGTACGATTAAATTTCTCTACAGCATTTTTAGAATAAAAATTTTGCTGAGTTTACAACATACAAAAACATTGATGAACATAAATTTATTACGTAATTCGTTAAAATTTTTTTGTTATTACATTGTTTCCGCGTGCGCATTTAAGTTTTTCATCATCTATTATACATTTCCTTATAATTACATCTTATTTTCTTAATATGGTTAAATTTAGGGTTTATCTATAACAGGTTGTTTATTGCGTTGTATTTTTTATCTTAGTTAACATAACCCGATACTATTCCTATAAAAATTCTCCCTATTTTTTAGGAAGAATTTTTATATTGGTTTATATTTCTTTTTGTAAATTATATTGACTTTTTATTCATGTAACTACGTACATAAGTTTTAAAATTGTGATTTCACACTAAGATTCTTGCTATAACCGGTAATTCACACAGATATAGCGAAATACTTCAACCCCTCTTCCCTATTTTCCGCTATATTAAAGGTGTTTTTAGACTTAACAGCAATCCCAATTATAAAGTACATTTGAAAAGTTTAGGTTTAGTAGATCTTCTTTTCGTATAAAAAAGTTAGCAATGCCGCAATCTCCCCACATAATTCCTAGAGAATCATCTGTATCGATTTGTAGCAATAAGATGTTATGTTCTTGATAGGTTTCTTCCCATTCTCTTGGATCCGTTTGTGTAAAGAATGGATATCCTCCAATTTTATGCCCTCGGCTTTCAAAGTGTTTATTGTACAATCTATGAAATTCCATTTCTACGCTATCGTCATCGATTTCTTCTAAATGAATTGCATCTCTAAAAAACTCTTCAAATCGATAATCTCCTAGTGTTACAGGTTGATAACCTGCTTCAAATCTTAACTTTGCTGCTCTAGGCACAATAAAATTCTCTGAATCAATAGCATTTAAGTAGCTAAAATCCGTTACAATTTGAGTTTCATCTTGCGTTAATTCTGCATGATAAATAATACGAAAATCTTTTTGTTTTGTTGGATGGTCAAAATCAGCCCCAACAAGATCAGCATCTCTGCTTACAAAAAACTATAGTAATCCTTTCTATGGCACAGATTCAATATGAGGAATCTCTCTAAAATTCATCTGCACAAGTAACATCATAGGCTGTCCATTCGAATCCTTTGGATGCTCATGATGAATAGGTACATACGGATACCCACCAAATTCACTTTCAAATATGGTATGTATTTGTCACCCTCTACTCCTCCTTTGCATAATATATGAAATAAGCCTATTTTAATTATATAACAAGAAATAGGCTTATTGAAAAATACTAAAAATCCGTTTTCACTCTCATTTTTTGTGCAGATGCTGGGCACAAAAGGTTATGTTCCAAAACTCTTTTATTAATAGTCCGAACTAGCTTTGCTGCTTCTTTAGAATCTATAATCTCTTTCAGCTTTTCCTTTAAATAATCAATTTCTTTCGAAAGCTCAATCCACCTAGGTAAAACATGATTATCTTTCAATGTTTTATAAAGTTGTTTTTCAGGGTTATACGAAAGGCTTTTATCAATATTAAGTGGTTTCCCCTTGCCAGGTAGGTCATCAAAAGCTCCTGATTTTTCTGCCCGCTTAACGATAGAACTAATATGATCTTCATACGTGAAATCCCAAACCTTCTCATCCTTTACTAAAATCTCTTGTTTTTTTAACTCTTTATCTAAATCCTTTTGATTCATATTTTACCTCCTCATTTCTTTTTAAGATAACGATCTTGAATTATTTAATGCTAATAAACCTTCAGTAAGTTGCTCTCGCCACCAAATCTCGTCGTGACCGCCTTGAAACTCGCTATAGGTAATTTGGTATTCTTTTTCTCTAAGCGTCTTATACAGGCTCCTATTGGCTTTTAAAAGCGATTCATTCTCAAGAGTTCCAGCTGCCATATACATACGTAATCTCAGCGTATTACTAATTGATAAAAATTGTTTCTCCATCCAGGGAAGCTTTTCTTCATACCCGTCCTTTTTCCAATGTACAGAACCTGACAATGACAGCACATTTCCGAAAATATGAGGATTCTGAAGTGCTGTATAAAACGCCGCTAGGCCACCTAAACTTAAACCAGCAATTGTTGCATGCGCCGGATCCTTATATACATGATATTTTGTTTGAATCCAAGGAAGTAGCTCTTCTATTAAAAATGCATTCATCTTGTCGTTATAAGTAAGCTCATTTAATCGATCTACGTGTTCAATTCCAACAACAATACACGAAGGTATTTCTTGTTTATGAATGAGATGATTGAGTGTTGCTGGTGCTGAAAGATTTTGCATAAATGAGTTTCCATCAAATGTGAGGATAAGATTTTGAAGGCTTGATGTAAGAGAATAATCATGAGGTGTGTAAATATATATCTTTCGTGTATTGCCTAAAACAGAACTGTAAAAAGAATATGTTTCAACTTTTCCCTGAGGATTATAATTTTTAGGGAATCTTTTATCGTACTGCATTTCCATTCCTATTTCTAAAACAGCTGCTCTATCTGTTCCTTCTCCAAATATATGACTGTTAAATGGATCTAACTGATACTGTTCACTACGCGCTATCCAATTTTGTTCAAAATAATCATTAACTGAAAAGTGATAGGTAGAAATAAACTTTTTGTTCGTTCTGAATGTTTTGTACCATAAATTCGTGTCTGAAAGCCGTTTTAGTCGATTAGAATGAAGATCCCAACCAGGATAACTACCAAATACATAAATATTTTCTGTGTCTTTATCGCCTAGCCATATGTAAGTAATAAGATGATACTGATTATTCATTGGACAAGTTTCTATAAGTGGCGTCTCATTTGCTTTGAGTTCATCTAAAAATGTATGAAAAGCTCGTGTATCTCCATTGCTTAATTGATCTGTAAGCTCTGTTATTTTGGGGCTTAGTATTGACTTCATTCCTTTTCCCTCCTCCACTGCAGTATATTAGTACTTCTTTTTTTGTAAATAAATCCCTATATAAACAGGGTACTAATGTTGTATATTTTATGAACAAAAACACACAAACAATATAGTCTGTGTGTTTACATTCTTATTTTACATGCTGTTTCCTAGTATCCACTGTTCACCCCTATAGTTATTATTTCTCTATCCATTCTAATAACTGCTCATACTGATTCTTTGCATCCTGATACCCTAGATTATATAAATTAACAAGCTTGTCCTTATTTCTTTCAATCCCACTAACAGGAAGCTGCATGCTTGGTTGAATTACAAAAAAGTTTTCTTTTTGTTCATCTGAAGACATGTATGAAATGCTCTCATTATAAAACCGATAATGATCTACTAAAAGCTTAGAGACTTTCGGATATCGTCTATATAAATATTTTGCCATTGGTGAAAACTTATTACGCTTTTTCTCATATCCTTTTGGCTTTGTCATAATAACAATGTTTTTTTGAAATCCATCTATTTGTGCCTTTCGAACAGGGATAGGATCAATGATCCCCCCATCTAAAAGTTTTTTACCATTATAGTCCACAGCTGGAGCAATAAATGGAACAGAACTTGATGCGCGAATAATTTTCAATATATCATTCCCATGCTCTTGCTTATTATAATAAACAGCTTGTCCTGTCTCGCAATCTGTTGTGCCTATTACAAATTGCTCATTTGCATGTAAAAAAGTTTGAAAGTCAAATGGTACAATTTTATTAGGCACTTCATCAAAAAGAAAGTCCATACCAAACAATTCTCTTTTTCGTATTAAGTTTCGATAAGATATATAACGATGATCAGATACTAACTCTGTATTTACTTTTTTATTCCTTCCTTTTTGACGCGATAAATAAGTTGCACCCATGCATGCTCCTGCCGATACTCCAACTACATATGGGAAAAACAAATCATTTTCCATAAAGTACTCAAGTACCCCTGCTGTATATAACCCTTTCATGCCTCCACCTTCTAATACTAAACCGATATTTTTCATTTATAATCCCTCTATATTTGTTTCTTGATTTTCTAAACACTTATATTTTAGCACAAGATATTATGATGAAGTATCAATAAATTCATTGCATTTGCTTAAAAAAGCTCTTGCTGCATTGTAAGAATCTCTTAGTCTATAACATGATACAATAAAAGAAACTCATTCCACAGATCATAAAGGAGGAATTTTATATGGGTTTATTTAGTGGTATTTTCGGAAATGCATCTGATACGAGTACAGAAAATGTTGAGCGTGACTTACAGAAGATTATGCTTGATGATGAACAAGTTGAGTATGCGTATAAATTGATTCGAGATTTAATTGTATTTACAGATCGACGAATGATTTTAGTAGATAAACAAGGAGTAACTGGTAAGAAAACAGAATATCATTCTATTCCATATAAAAGCATTACACAATTTAGCATTGAAACAGCAGGTCATTTTGATTTAGATGCAGAACTTAAAATTTGGGTATCTAGTATGCATGAACCGATTACAAAGGAATTTAAAAGTGATGACAGTATTTTAAGCATTCAAAAAGCATTAGTAAAATATACAACAAAATAACACCTTTGAATTTTTATACAAAAACAAAAGTTATAACCCCGTGTTTTTTGGAACAACATGCATTGTTTTGTTTTAAAAATACAAAAAACTTCGCAACATTGTATTATATAGGACCAAAATAAAGGGATAGATAATACAGATATACTCTGTTGTATCTATCCTTTTAAAATCTATTTTTATAATATTTTCTTATAATAAACAAGTGTTGTATTATCATTCAACTTCTTTCTTAACCCCGTCTGAATGTAGCCCACTTTTTCATACAGATAACAATTACGTTCTTCTTCTAAAATGGTAGCTAATTCCCAACTAGTTGCTTGTGGGAACATCTTCTCTATTAAAACGAGTGCTTTCTGGGCTACCCCTTTCCCTTGATAAATAGGCAAAATGAACATAGGGCTTATCCAGAATTCCGTTGTCTTTTCTTTCCGAAATATACAAATAGCCCCCGCAAGAGTATTATCAACAAATATTTTATAAAATCCACCATAAGGATTGTTTATTCTTGTAATTACTTTATCAATTGTTTCATTAGCAGGATTCGTTTTATAGTCCTTATATTTTTCTAATAACGGTTTAAATGCTTGTACTTGAATATTGAAAATATGTTCCGCATCAAAACTTATTGCTCTTTCTAGTGTTATTCCCATAACATTTACCACCCTAATCGCTCCCGTAAAGAAGTGATATGTGCAGTATGATGCCGACCGTGCCATGCATATAATCCAATTGCTACCTCCAGTTTTGTTTCACCTGATTCAGGATGATTAAAAGTTTTTTCAAGATCTGCCTGCTCTAAAGAGCTTAATACATTTACCCATCTTTTATGTAATGAATCTAATAATACAAGGGAAACATCAACAGGTAATTTTGAATCAGGGAGCTCTGCCCATTTCTCTTCCATATATGGTTTAATTGTCGGGTTATTTTCTGTAAGAGCTAACTTAAAACGAATATAACTATTCATATGACTATCGACAACATGATGAACAACTTGCCGTACTGTCCATCCACCCTTTCGATAAGGTGTATCTAGCTGTTCTTTATCTAAACCGTTAATTGCTTTTGTTAGTTTTGCAGGAAGATTTTCAATTTCTTGAATCCACTTTTCTACTATTTCCTCCGTAATATTTCCTTCATAAGTGAATTTCCCAATTGGATAACGTAAGTCCTGCATTGTATTGTTCCCCTTTTGTTTTAAAATTTCTTTTATAATACTTTAGTATGTTTCCAAACGTAATGAATGAAATTAATCTTTTGACCATTTAACTCTATACCTTTTTTATCAATTGCGGTACGTGAAAAGCCGTTTTTTTCTAATACTAGTTGTGAAGCAATATTATTATTTGTTGTCTTTGCATGAATTTCGATAATTTGATGGTTTGCTGCTTGAATTAAGAGTAATTGGATGGCCTTAGTTGCAATTCCATTTCCGATAAAATCTTCTCCTACACGATAACCAAGATATCCCAATTGTCTATCTTTCTCTATGTCTACTAAGTTTATTCGACCTACAATTGTTTTTTCCATATTCCGTATAAGATAAAAGTAGGAAGTGCCTTCTTTTTGTTCCTTTAACAATTCATCATGTTTAGATTGAAACGTCTCATAAACATAGTAATCATCACCACGACTCGGTACCATCTTTTCAAAAAAAGTTCTATTATAACTCTCAAAAGCAAACAATTCTTCCGCATCTTGTTTCTTTAATTTTTCTATGTATATTTCCATTCATGACTCATTCCTTTTTAATCAATTATCTACTTATAAATTCTCCATTTAATAGTTAAAATCCTACTGCTTGTAATGAGATTAACCTCCTTTATTTTTTCGAGTTGTAAGAATAGCAAGCCATACCTTAGGATGAAGAAGATGTAGGGGACTACGCATAAGGTTCATGACCCTAACTAAACGAATGTAAACGTCTGTATTACTCGCGGAAAGTTGGTATATTTTTTTCGTATACCATTGTTGAAATGGTTGTATAAAAGGCTTTTCTCCTTTTATCTTAGGGTGACGGAAAGCTTCTGTAGTAACCATTTCCCACGGCGTTGCAATAATTTTTGAAATTCGCTTATAAAAGTCACGCGTAAAATCTTTCTCTAGCACTTTCCCCTTCTTTAAACACATTTGTAATTCTTCAGCTTCCATAGCAGCGACAGAAATTCCTTGTCCAAAAACTGGATCAAAGCGACAGTGAGCATCTCCAATTACTAAAAATCCTTCTGGCATATTTTTCACTAAATCGAATCGACGACGAACTTGGTATGGAATCTTATGTATTTTTATATCTGTAATTGGCTCTGCTTGTTCAAGAAAATGAATGACATCTGGTGCAGGTAACTTATGAGCAAATGCAAGAAATTCTTCATCTGTTTTTGGTACATTCTCATTGGCGTATCCGCTAAAAGTCACGAAATATCGATTATCTTCAATAGTTTGAATAAAGGCACCATAAGGATTTTCAGGAAAGCTAGGAGAAATAAGTAAATTGCACCAATCAGGACATTCATTCTTTTTTAGCTGGAATACCCTAGTCGCGTAAAATAATTGAATCCATACTTTTTCTTCTTTTACCTCAATGCCATGTGTTTCTAACCATTCTATATTTTTTGAACCAAATCCACTTGCATCCACAACTAGTTCTGCGTGTAAATTTTCTTTATTTCCTGTCTTCATGCACCGCACTTTTACTCCAGAAACCTTGTTATGCTGCTGATCGATTATCAATTGTTCAACCATTGTTTCATATTTTGTTGTAATATTAGTTACTTCACTCATTCTTTTTTGTATGTGCCACTCAAGCATAGGACGACTTTGTTGAACCGCATTCAACTCTCCGATAAATGGTTGTTTCCATAAACCAAAATGATGCCATTTCAAATCCCCAGTAAAATTATTTTCGATACCACCATCTTCTTTTAATTGATTCATAATTGCCGGGAATAATTTCTCAATTGCTACTTCACCACCTTTTAATAACACATGAGGATGATGGCTTTGAGGTACTCTTTTTCTAGGCCTTTTTTCATTCCATTCTTCGCCTGCTTCTAAAATTATTACTTCTTGAAAATAATCAGATAAAGCTTTTGCTGCTAGTTTCCCAGTTATACTTCCACCAATAACGATTGCTTTTCCTAACATTTTTTTACCTCCCGCAAGATATTTCCGCTACTTTCATGATGCTAAAATAAATTTTTCATTTTCCTCTTTATACTTCTGACATATTAATAGAATCATAAAATAAAAAATCCTGCTATAAAATTGCGCAACAGGATTTTTTTATCAACATTTATTCGTCTTTCCCCTTAATTACAAGTACTATTTAAGCAAAGAATCAACATGTAATTCCGCTAAAAATAGCATTTCTAATAACGTTCACCAGCAAGACTCAGCATAAAATAAGATTATTGCATGACTGTATTTTTTCAAGGTCGTTCTCCTTAAAATACGCCAGTGAACTGTAAAGTTAAAATGATAATGCCTAGAGCCCAAACATAATATGCAAATACTTTAAGAGAATGCTGCTTTAAATATTGAATCATCCAAGATACTGCAATATATCCAAAAAATGCAGCAGATAAGGTGCCAACGATTAACGATGTACTTGAAATGCTTTCAGCTTTCCCTTGAAATACGTCTACAGACTGTAAAATGATTGCTCCAACAATAGCGGGAGTAGATAACAAAAACGAAAAATATGCAGCTGTTTCACGATCTAATTTTCTCCAAAGTGCTGCGACAATCGTCATACCAGAACGAGAGATTGCTGGGAAAATAGCAAACGCTTGAAACGAACCAATAATAAAAGCATCTTGATATGTAATGGCATCCATTTTCTTACGTCCACTTTTTTGTTTCTCTGCCATATATAAAAACAAACCTGTCACTAAAAACTCCCATCCGATTGTTACACCCGTTTTTGAAATCTCTTCAAAGAAATCTTTAAATAATAAGCCAATTATAACTGCTGGGATTGTTCCAACAATGAGTAAAAATGTAAGCTTTGAAAGTGGATTTTTAATTAAATAGATAAACTCTTTTTTATAATAAATAAACACCGCTAACAGGGTACCAATATGCAGCATCGTGTCTAAAAAAAGCCCAGCTTCATCTAAATGAAACAAATGTCTTCCTAAATACAAGTGTCCAGTACTGCTTATAGGTAAAAATTCCGTTAATCCCTGAATAATTCCTAATATAAAAGCTTCTAACCAGTTCATGATTGTCTCCTTTCTTGTTTGCTTGTACCAGTATATGTTTGTTTTTACCTGTTATGAAAGAAAAGAAAGGTAAAGGAATTCAAGATTTAAGGACTTTTCCAAACAACAAAAAAAGAGGGTATATACCCTCTTAACATAAACTTTATTTAATTTGTTCTTTATGTTCATGATTAACAAGAACATACCATTTACCTGTATCAAACTTTTCTTTATTAATCACATAAACTTTATTTCCTCTCTTTACATCACCAGGTTTTAATTCCTTACTAATAGTAGAGGTCTCGCCTTTTTCAACCTCATAACTACTAGTTGCCCACACATCACTTTGGTAAGCATTATCATTTTCATCCACTAAATCAACTGATGGCAAAACTGCTAATTTCATCGGTTCGTTTGTGATATTTTTCCCTTCAACCTCTATAACAATAAAGA
This sequence is a window from Bacillus pseudomycoides DSM 12442. Protein-coding genes within it:
- a CDS encoding Cof-type HAD-IIB family hydrolase translates to MYKIVFFDVDGTLLSEVDRSIPLSTKEALEKLIERGLKVVVTTGRPYNLCEEFKTMGIDTFISANGALITCNEKVIHKSVLSTETVQDVSAFAELNGHGVSYFTKLFTMNGMVSDDERVMGALKETLNLTQYPEKMKSLSDEIYCICLYADDSEAQKFLDRFSKLRFERFHGYVMNVLEETEVSKSAAIKKVLEHLNFCKSEAIAFGDGGNDIDMLEYVGLGIAMGNGEDTLKQKADFVTKRASEGGISYALKKFGVI
- a CDS encoding erythromycin esterase family protein, which translates into the protein MKYSSVSTYEEFQTMQSSILRKYEKVKEFIQQHSNDLKQVAPKASYDVNLLEKLIKVRIDTLKTYIPNQVKEELSIPSQPVFSDFSYYSHDKQMGQNLAWLSELQYKNKKMIVWGHNYHIRKQNAKMLKADPYPIPFPNMMDVMPSM
- a CDS encoding erythromycin esterase family protein — its product is MIKYLYEEMGYDVLAFESGFAAANSVYQNLDDLTAEQTMKKSIFGNWFTKDVEELFQYIKEQKEKGTPLILTGFDIQIPWNASTATFATPTNEWIGKLNPEIGKQLVEEA
- a CDS encoding helix-turn-helix domain-containing protein, whose protein sequence is MTDRSKKKSKCALEKDEMIKLYLKGESTSNIAKLANVSPRYVRIVLTDNNVEKRARGSWKRKYNLNEDYFKRWSNTMAYILGFFIADGVITKDNQTVSISQKESAILEDIKIKLNSNQPLYKNKNTGVYMLNLNSKIMKNDLINLHGIMPCKSYDVQFPFVPKEYLHHFIRGYFDGDGYVNYPTYTVSFVGGSHSFMNSLNEVLHEQNFKPNLVNKKSHYRVILSGRRTIKLFSNWIYKDKEIFLQRKYDVFQKEQLDLEQLQDRKLKRTRTAVTQRKKEFLIQYQQHQCIDKSCENISIKKSTFKNWLQSDSKFKNSFEQIN
- a CDS encoding DUF1992 domain-containing protein, coding for MNQKDLDKELKKQEILVKDEKVWDFTYEDHISSIVKRAEKSGAFDDLPGKGKPLNIDKSLSYNPEKQLYKTLKDNHVLPRWIELSKEIDYLKEKLKEIIDSKEAAKLVRTINKRVLEHNLLCPASAQKMRVKTDF
- a CDS encoding alpha/beta hydrolase, which produces MKSILSPKITELTDQLSNGDTRAFHTFLDELKANETPLIETCPMNNQYHLITYIWLGDKDTENIYVFGSYPGWDLHSNRLKRLSDTNLWYKTFRTNKKFISTYHFSVNDYFEQNWIARSEQYQLDPFNSHIFGEGTDRAAVLEIGMEMQYDKRFPKNYNPQGKVETYSFYSSVLGNTRKIYIYTPHDYSLTSSLQNLILTFDGNSFMQNLSAPATLNHLIHKQEIPSCIVVGIEHVDRLNELTYNDKMNAFLIEELLPWIQTKYHVYKDPAHATIAGLSLGGLAAFYTALQNPHIFGNVLSLSGSVHWKKDGYEEKLPWMEKQFLSISNTLRLRMYMAAGTLENESLLKANRSLYKTLREKEYQITYSEFQGGHDEIWWREQLTEGLLALNNSRSLS
- a CDS encoding patatin-like phospholipase family protein, translated to MKNIGLVLEGGGMKGLYTAGVLEYFMENDLFFPYVVGVSAGACMGATYLSRQKGRNKKVNTELVSDHRYISYRNLIRKRELFGMDFLFDEVPNKIVPFDFQTFLHANEQFVIGTTDCETGQAVYYNKQEHGNDILKIIRASSSVPFIAPAVDYNGKKLLDGGIIDPIPVRKAQIDGFQKNIVIMTKPKGYEKKRNKFSPMAKYLYRRYPKVSKLLVDHYRFYNESISYMSSDEQKENFFVIQPSMQLPVSGIERNKDKLVNLYNLGYQDAKNQYEQLLEWIEK
- a CDS encoding PH domain-containing protein gives rise to the protein MGLFSGIFGNASDTSTENVERDLQKIMLDDEQVEYAYKLIRDLIVFTDRRMILVDKQGVTGKKTEYHSIPYKSITQFSIETAGHFDLDAELKIWVSSMHEPITKEFKSDDSILSIQKALVKYTTK
- a CDS encoding GNAT family N-acetyltransferase, which gives rise to MARSASYCTYHFFTGAIRVVNVMGITLERAISFDAEHIFNIQVQAFKPLLEKYKDYKTNPANETIDKVITRINNPYGGFYKIFVDNTLAGAICIFRKEKTTEFWISPMFILPIYQGKGVAQKALVLIEKMFPQATSWELATILEEERNCYLYEKVGYIQTGLRKKLNDNTTLVYYKKIL
- a CDS encoding YfiT family bacillithiol transferase — translated: MQDLRYPIGKFTYEGNITEEIVEKWIQEIENLPAKLTKAINGLDKEQLDTPYRKGGWTVRQVVHHVVDSHMNSYIRFKLALTENNPTIKPYMEEKWAELPDSKLPVDVSLVLLDSLHKRWVNVLSSLEQADLEKTFNHPESGETKLEVAIGLYAWHGRHHTAHITSLRERLGW
- a CDS encoding GNAT family N-acetyltransferase; translation: MEIYIEKLKKQDAEELFAFESYNRTFFEKMVPSRGDDYYVYETFQSKHDELLKEQKEGTSYFYLIRNMEKTIVGRINLVDIEKDRQLGYLGYRVGEDFIGNGIATKAIQLLLIQAANHQIIEIHAKTTNNNIASQLVLEKNGFSRTAIDKKGIELNGQKINFIHYVWKHTKVL